A single region of the Eremothecium gossypii ATCC 10895 chromosome V, complete sequence genome encodes:
- the MLO127 gene encoding Mlo127p (Syntenic homolog of Saccharomyces cerevisiae YJR039W), giving the protein MPATLALTDVRKPKQFVGGYHWRNDEEILIVEWDGLSIRNMSSPHDIISASSFPLDILSASSYVQPLTKRNYLAVFERDGACRIINEKLEIVDTYTVENPVRSPCCCFDERLSRMFLVWDGYSIYQCELDGEKELFFRNMRAIYASAEEILQIALRWDITDVDGSQLSIGILSKGQYAGPYYYEEIQEPLDQSHATPWAVSTDMLEVGVFSRPPFLLALSSVGSFVLTPSETHYYAAPYLAARTVAKQAKSSATEAGPFPTILDPKLQITNAYVLYGEDSPKICAVTNTGMYFELLSKLAFDSSGAMLSRSPLVLGKNRLEFGPELDYFSPIGKDLILVHSRLNGLVLRRRRDNFRLFSESTRTDSILFAGVAGPEMTSYMFFCGGTSLNNGLLELYRMGFPNEFIRHDPIDFGSSVEKMWPTTEGIYWLDPAGDLHQNSRKVLSKADVQDILPNGQMILRELDTIAVCTLDENIYVRLDSKYELHWSDHSASIKLSVETQPPTRTFMSADSGYLGLSLDNNVYLIDKDKHVQMLRVDAKDPIFSFKVKMTERGVRIMYCDIMGSLVIYKGQKLLAKLKVHSKGLHICPIASSDKVLLYHETSVYLFSLNDLSIGHLPFPCHPREIKLASDDSFLVTDANGHMLVVHCKEMRKWKPQLVRTSDTTPGLISKCVVPTHNPSFIVATLVADHFDRELSKTEYSSQLAVFSCLDGKFTSFYDLYERYPNAIITDIISMNAQRQNDADDLFEQMSYAKKLALSRCVFVSVSYETSEEDGDNIFLYSVDDFTGNLELQMKYNTHFHVSLLETYRDNTILAIGECLQAFVLDYSVKDNRFMLQPLSDAVDVGGVPKDCSVLCIPDARDCKRKRRAESHQAKLVIHNTMKGFQQFEILDRKSKRHSQAHSDRTAVQIFFRPVPIGELDAILKPAAELSAISASAISFEGAGYIPVSAIADVDNTVILIRQDAADVKICQLEIPHRVTSITAARRSPSSGRQPHQPPLFNELDPLFIISTVAGGCYLVSGLSARSPVAVNTRIPGVSIDSDSELQMYPCRPSIFSDPKFIK; this is encoded by the coding sequence ATGCCTGCGACTCTAGCATTGACAGATGTCCGAAAGCCAAAACAGTTTGTAGGTGGCTACCATTGGAGAAATGATGAGGAAATCCTTATTGTCGAATGGGACGGGCTATCGATTCGTAACATGAGTTCACCACATGATATAATCTCAGCCTCAAGCTTTCCATTAGACATATTAAGCGCAAGTTCTTACGTACAACCGCTAACAAAGCGCAATTACCTAGCGGTCTTCGAGCGCGATGGGGCCTGTAGAATTATAAATGAAAAGCTGGAGATCGTTGACACATATACGGTCGAGAATCCAGTTCGCAGTCCTTGCTGCTGTTTCGACGAAAGACTGAGTCGCATGTTTCTTGTATGGGATGGTTATTCGATATACCAATGCGAACTTGATGGAGAGAAAGAGTTATTCTTCAGAAATATGCGCGCCATCTACGCCTCCGCTGAGGAAATCTTACAGATAGCCCTCAGGTGGGATATAACTGACGTAGATGGATCGCAGCTCAGTATTGGAATTCTTTCTAAAGGTCAGTATGCTGGACCGTACTACTATGAGGAGATACAGGAACCTCTTGATCAGTCGCATGCGACACCTTGGGCGGTGTCAACAGATATGCTGGAGGTAGGCGTTTTTTCTCGACCCCCGTTTCTGCTTGCGCTCTCCAGCGTGGGATCATTTGTGCTAACTCCTAGTGAAACACACTATTATGCGGCTCCGTACTTGGCAGCGCGGACTGTGGCAAAACAGGCGAAGTCATCCGCTACTGAGGCAGGGCCGTTTCCGACTATCTTGGATCCCAAACTACAGATAACAAATGCCTATGTTCTGTATGGAGAAGACTCGCCGAAAATATGTGCTGTGACTAACACAGGGATGTATTTCGAGTTGCTATCCAAATTGGCATTTGATTCAAGTGGGGCAATGCTGTCGCGAAGTCCTTTGGTACTTGGGAAGAACCGTTTGGAGTTTGGGCCAGAGTTGGACTATTTTTCCCCAATAGGAAAGGATCTTATTCTGGTACATTCAAGGTTAAACGGTTTGGTATTaaggcggcggcgggaTAATTTCCGTTTATTCTCAGAGTCAACTAGAACCGATTCAATTTTGTTCGCTGGCGTAGCGGGGCCAGAGATGACCAGTTATATGTTTTTCTGCGGAGGTACCTCGCTGAATAATGGATTACTGGAACTTTATCGAATGGGATTTCCAAATGAGTTTATTAGACACGACCCCATAGATTTTGGATCTAGCGTGGAGAAAATGTGGCCTACTACAGAAGGGATATACTGGCTTGATCCTGCAGGCGATCTCCATCAAAACTCCAGAAAAGTGCTGAGTAAAGCTGATGTTCAAGATATCCTCCCAAATGGACAGATGATTCTCCGTGAGCTGGACACTATAGCCGTTTGTACACTGGACGAGAATATATATGTGCGATTGGATTCCAAATATGAGCTACATTGGAGTGACCATTCGGCTTCAATCAAGCTATCTGTTGAAACGCAGCCGCCGACCAGAACTTTCATGTCTGCAGACTCAGGGTATCTTGGCTTGTCACTAGACAACAACGTTTACCTGATTGACAAGGACAAGCATGTGCAAATGCTCAGAGTGGATGCCAAAGATCCCATATTCAGTTTTAAAGTTAAGATGACCGAGCGTGGGGTCCGCATCATGTATTGTGATATTATGGGTTCCCTAGTAATCTACAAAGGTCAGAAGCTGCTTGCAAAACTGAAGGTACATTCAAAAGGCCTACATATATGTCCAATTGCATCAAGTGATAAAGTTTTATTATATCATGAAACGTCAGTTTACTTGTTCTCATTGAACGACTTATCAATTGGCCATCTCCCATTTCCATGCCATCCCCGGGAGATAAAACTTGCCAGTGACGATTCTTTCTTAGTCACAGACGCCAATGGACATATGTTAGTTGTTCATTGTAAGGAAATGCGCAAGTGGAAGCCGCAGCTTGTCCGAACATCTGATACCACACCAGGGCTGATCAGTAAATGCGTGGTGCCCACCCATAACCCGTCCTTCATTGTGGCGACGCTGGTCGCCGACCACTTTGACAGAGAGCTGTCCAAGACTGAATATTCATCACAGCTTGCGGTTTTCAGCTGCCTGGATGGCAAGTTCACCAGTTTCTATGACCTTTATGAGCGATACCCCAATGCGATAATTACAGATATAATCTCGATGAACGCCCAGCGACAAAATGACGCTGATGATCTATTCGAACAGATGAGCTACGCTAAGAAGCTCGCCCTGAGTAGATGCGTCTTCGTTTCTGTTAGCTACGAAACATCCGAAGAAGATGGCGATAATATATTCTTGTACTCAGTCGATGATTTCACCGGCAACCTGGAGCTGCAAATGAAGTACAACACACATTTCCACGTATCACTCTTGGAAACATATCGCGACAATACCATACTGGCAATTGGCGAATGCTTACAGGCGTTCGTTTTAGACTATTCGGTAAAAGACAACCGGTTCATGTTACAGCCGCTCTCCGACGCAGTCGATGTCGGCGGGGTCCCGAAGGACTGCAGCGTGCTGTGTATACCAGATGCCCGGGACTGCAAGCGGAAACGAAGAGCCGAAAGTCACCAAGCCAAACTGGTCATCCACAACACAATGAAAGGTTTTCAACAGTTCGAAATACTGGACAGAAAATCGAAAAGGCACAGCCAAGCTCATAGTGATCGCACGGCTGTACAAATATTTTTCAGACCTGTACCTATCGGCGAGCTGGATGCCATTCTGAAGCCTGCAGCAGAGCTTTCCGCGATCAGCGCAAGTGCAATATCGTTTGAAGGCGCAGGCTATATCCCCGTTTCCGCTATTGCAGACGTAGATAACACAGTGATACTAATCCGTCAAGACGCAGCTGACGTGAAAATATGTCAGCTGGAAATACCCCATCGTGTAACCTCGATTACTGCCGCACGGCGCAGTCCTAGTTCCGGAAGGCAACCGCACCAACCACCTCTATTCAATGAGCTGGATCCGTTGTTCATTATTTCCACTGTGGCTGGAGGGTGCTACTTGGTTTCCGGCCTTTCCGCTAGGTCGCCAGTAGCCGTAAATACCCGCATACCAGGAGTGAGCATAGATTCCGATTCCGAACTGCAGATGTATCCATGCAGACCATCGATATTTTCTGACCCCAAGTTTATTAAATAA
- the HUL4 gene encoding putative E3 ubiquitin-protein ligase HUL4 (Syntenic homolog of Saccharomyces cerevisiae YJR036C (HUL4)) has translation MSFFSRNINSKDRHKIQIISNSTAPSFEPNNEFVTSSCCCCGTILQHPKNISKFRCSVCYVTVVLQGTAFTQDKTELFDLDDMRELLSSCNNTYRELDKDEKRLRKHEVFHLLEDYIATRMVTIFPLNASFESSNPREMLDYDQVKEFYRILMELPTKKPFYSFLVACNELLKRPHVALNTPTPTNPKYKRIGLFRWILIILEVPIFKQTLANAEARCNTPHFRAISYEVLKKAVGYMSCLDEASAKELVHFLKYMQKDIFASKVELVNMYITFHFARILHTIGKETNNGKYSPQLEDFEHSEKLNPSLNQGSAKKLVHTNMNIFFGGIVRPMTSSANSKDILALNYRFSPEDYGNEWHIKTGARLLLCLYVANQSAYKCPVSNFYNTMIDFVDYKRDFELWQDLSKLSASHEKENSGSSGPRYSPVQFTICQCPFLFSLGMKISILEYETRRLMEYSAEQAFLKALDRKQVVDVYLKIRVRREFVTTDSLRSIQNQQKDLKKSLRIEFVNEPGIDAGGLRKEWFLLLTRDLFNPNNGLFVYVPESRLCWFSIMESIEHELLQGEGSSSELYYLFGVVLGLAIYNSTILDLKFPRAFYKKICGEVLSVNDFLELYPETGTNMLKMLEYDGEDFEDIFALTFETCFPDRFDESKIHYRQLCPDGSTQAVTRENKHEYFRLWMDFYLNRSIAPGFESFRNGFFHVIEGNSFRLFGSEELEQLVCGSNEQSLDVSMLRSVTRYQGGFDDNSPVVQWFWEILSEMEYPQQRKLLHFVTGSDRVPATGVTTIPFRISRIRSGADRLPLSHTCFNEICLHEYKDKETLRNKLIIALEESQGYGFR, from the coding sequence ATGAGCTTTTTCAGCAGAAACATAAACAGCAAGGACCGTCACAAAATACAAATCATATCTAACAGTACAGCTCCGTCTTTCGAGCCGAACAATGAATTCGTAACATCAagttgctgctgctgcggcacAATTCTTCAGCACCCAAAGAACATCAGCAAATTCAGGTGCTCAGTTTGCTACGTGACAGTGGTGTTACAGGGGACTGCATTCACGCAAGATAAGACGGAATTGTTCGATCTAGATGATATGCGTGAATTACTTAGCTCCTGTAACAACACTTATCGGGAACTTGATAAGGACGAGAAACGTCTCAGGAAACACGAAGTTTTTCATCTTCTTGAGGATTATATTGCCACGCGCATGGTCACTATCTTTCCATTAAACGCATCTTTTGAAAGCAGCAATCCGAGAGAGATGTTAGATTATGATCAAGTAAAGGAATTTTACAGAATTTTAATGGAATTACCCACTAAAAAACCCTTTTATTCATTTTTGGTTGCTTGCAATGAATTGTTGAAACGTCCCCACGTTGCTCTTAATACTCCGACACCTACAAACCCGAAATACAAGCGTATCGGATTATTTAGATGGATTCTTATCATATTGGAAGTGCCTATTTTTAAACAGACCCTAGCGAATGCCGAAGCTCGATGCAATACACCACACTTCCGGGCTATATCATATGAGGTGCTCAAAAAAGCTGTCGGATACATGTCATGCTTGGACGAGGCCAGCGCAAAAGAACTAGTACATTTCTTAAAGTATATGCAGAAGGATATTTTTGCATCGAAGGTTGAATTAGTGAACATGTACATCACTTTCCACTTCGCGAGGATACTTCATACAATAGGCAAAGAGACAAACAATGGCAAATATAGCCCTCAGCTAGAGGACTTCGAACACTCAGAGAAACTTAATCCCTCTTTAAACCAGGGAAGTGCGAAGAAATTGGTGCATACCAATATGAATATTTTCTTTGGCGGCATAGTCAGACCGATGACTTCAAGCGCTAATAGTAAGGATATCCTTGCACTAAATTATAGGTTTAGCCCTGAAGACTATGGAAATGAGTGGCATATCAAGACGGGCGCCAGACTACTCCTCTGTCTCTATGTGGCCAATCAGTCGGCTTACAAGTGCCCTGTGTCGAACTTTTATAACACTATGATCGATTTTGTCGACTACAAGAGAGACTTTGAGCTTTGGCAAGATCTAAGCAAACTTTCAGCTAGTCATGAGAAAGAAAATAGCGGGAGTTCTGGGCCACGCTACAGCCCGGTGCAATTCACGATATGCCAATGCCCCTTTTTGTTTTCTTTGGGTATGAAAATCTCCATTTTAGAGTATGAGACAAGGAGACTCATGGAATACAGCGCCGAGCAGGCCTTTTTAAAGGCGCTAGACAGAAAACAAGTGGTTGATGTCTATCTAAAGATACGAGTCCGAAGAGAATTTGTTACAACCGATTCTCTTCGGAGCATCCAAAACCAACAGAAGGACCTTAAAAAATCATTAAGAATTGAATTCGTGAATGAGCCTGGCATAGACGCTGGAGGATTACGTAAAGAGTGGTTCTTATTACTAACAAGGGACTTGTTCAATCCCAACAACGGTCTATTTGTTTATGTACCAGAGAGTAGACTATGCTGGTTTTCAATCATGGAGTCAATCGAACACGAGCTACTACAGGGAGAGGGTAGCAGCAGCGAGTTATACTACCTATTTGGTGTTGTCCTAGGCTTAGCAATCTATAACTCCACAATATTAGATCTCAAGTTTCCCAGAGCTTTCTACAAAAAGATCTGCGGAGAGGTACTCTCCGTGAACGACTTTTTAGAATTGTACCCAGAAACCGGCACAAATATGCTAAAGATGCTTGAATATGATGGAGAAGACTTCGAAGATATCTTTGCACTTACTTTCGAAACATGCTTTCCTGACCGTTTCGATGAATCAAAAATACATTACAGGCAACTTTGTCCAGATGGCTCCACACAGGCCGTTACCCGCGAAAACAAACACGAGTACTTCAGACTATGGATGGACTTCTATCTCAACCGCTCAATTGCCCCAGGTTTTGAAAGCTTTCGGAATGGCTTCTTCCACGTCATCGAGGGCAATTCCTTCCGTCTATTCGGCTCCGAAGAACTCGAACAGCTAGTGTGCGGCAGCAACGAGCAGAGTCTTGACGTCAGTATGTTGCGCAGCGTCACCCGTTACCAGGGTGGCTTTGATGATAATAGCCCTGTGGTACAGTGGTTCTGGGAGATACTCTCAGAGATGGAGTACCCGCAGCAACGCAAGCTTTTGCACTTCGTCACCGGGTCCGATCGCGTACCTGCCACCGGTGTAACGACTATTCCATTTCGAATTTCACGCATCCGCTCTGGGGCAGACAGGTTGCCACTATCTCACACCTGCTTCAATGAAATCTGTCTTCACGAGTACAAGGACAAGGAAACCTTGCGTAATAAGCTTATAATTGCGCTTGAAGAGTCACAAGGATACGGCTTTCGGTAA
- the RIP1 gene encoding ubiquinol--cytochrome-c reductase catalytic subunit RIP1 (Syntenic homolog of Saccharomyces cerevisiae YEL024W (RIP1)) produces the protein MLGLRNSVTALRAASQARLLSCSSVAAKSTYRTPDFSDYLKEKNDSNKGRSYAYFMVGSLGLLSSAGAKSTVDTFISSMSASADVLAMAKVEVNLASIPEGKNVVVKWQGKPVFIRHRTASEIDEANGVQMSSLKDPQTDADRVKKPEWLVMLGICTHLGCVPIGEAGDFGGWFCPCHGSHYDISGRIRRGPAPLNLEIPAYDFDGEKLIIG, from the coding sequence ATGTTGGGTCTAAGAAACTCTGTGACTGCTTTGAGAGCCGCTTCGCAAGCGAGATTGCTCTCCTGCTCGTCCGTGGCCGCTAAGTCGACCTACAGAACACCAGACTTCAGCGACTACTTGAAGGAGAAGAACGACAGCAACAAGGGCCGGTCGTACGCATACTTCATGGTTGGGTCGCTGGGCTTGTTGTCGTCTGCTGGTGCGAAGTCTACCGTGGACACGTTTATCAGCTCGATGTCCGCGTCTGCCGATGTGCTTGCCATGGCCAAGGTTGAGGTGAACCTAGCCTCCATTCCCGAGGGTAAGAACGTGGTTGTCAAGTGGCAAGGTAAGCCTGTGTTCATTCGTCACAGAACAGCATCAGAAATCGACGAGGCTAACGGTGTGCAAATGTCCTCTTTGAAGGACCCACAGACCGATGCGGACAGAGTGAAGAAGCCTGAGTGGCTGGTGATGCTGGGTATTTGCACTCACTTGGGTTGTGTGCCTATTGGCGAGGCCGGTGACTTTGGTGGCTGGTTCTGCCCATGCCACGGTTCCCACTACGATATTTCCGGTAGAATCAGAAGAGGCCCAGCCCCATTGAACCTGGAGATTCCAGCTTACGACTTCGATGGTGAAAAGTTGATTATCGGTTAA
- a CDS encoding uncharacterized protein (Syntenic homolog of Saccharomyces cerevisiae YEL023C), whose translation MTDRSGISDSAKTPLRKPKNLVLCFDGTDQNFGPDPFTNVLKIFRMLESNDDSIQMCYYQPGIGTSMSVRGGDKSSTRCALENTFDSMFAFSLDHHIISAYLFLVQYYELDDKIIMFGFSRGAFIARVLTGMLERVGILKRGLENIVPMAWKIYAAWEYACQPSQPDYTTTLIDEFRNTFARNIPIRVHFEGLFDSVNSCGIIRDRLFPYTSRSGIVDHVRHACSVDERRGKFKQQSFSPNPYTQKLFSFVYRNYMIEPQHYSPLQYGYTDSERFSNPFINSTLVRTSSIPQLTDRSPDAGLFADGMKPDSDSAAVLLRNVADYLEGVGQETQGSWFRRRLSSLSKQRVEGVFQHYSPGNESSDRSTFVSSDLVEKWFPGDHSDVGGGWAPDIETEQFLSNLSLRWMLSEAIKHGVHFKKGIIHQFANTYDSSSSVLSASHDMLSLKKGQFTMQSPFTNSSNPSKVDLDKFHGLLKVPRKVSSMLRVFKKKSGSTLQSASSLGHSPRAFPPRCIIRPAKNDGHGTKSIFQVIAWWIVEMMFIGIRIEDKNCQWKNVYVPNLGRHRNIPAYGELHWSVYWRCKYVGDYRPKNLPPYAEKLIEHYIGVSLNNGKEHRRKKMASSIPSKQVSYPTQESSPLLSPAGNFTCARSSLEVDILAQADEDRIRKWIAEDWRNVPDELHELLQRNPDL comes from the coding sequence ATGACGGATAGATCAGGAATAAGCGACTCCGCGAAAACTCCTCTGAGAAAGCCGAAAAATCTCGTCCTCTGCTTCGATGGCACCGACCAGAACTTCGGTCCGGACCCGTTCACGAATGTGTTGAAGATCTTCCGCATGCTAGAAAGCAACGACGACTCGATCCAGATGTGCTACTACCAGCCCGGGATCGGGACCAGCATGAGCGTGAGGGGAGGGGACAAGAGCAGCACGCGATGCGCCCTGGAAAATACGTTTGATTCAATGTTTGCCTTCAGCTTGGACCACCACATTATATCCGCGTATCTCTTCCTCGTGCAGTACTACGAATTGGACGACAAGATAATCATGTTCGGCTTCAGCAGGGGTGCATTTATTGCCAGGGTCCTTACTGGGATGTTGGAGCGGGTTGGAATCCTAAAGCGCGGGTTGGAAAACATAGTTCCGATGGCGTGGAAGATCTACGCGGCGTGGGAATACGCCTGCCAGCCGAGCCAGCCGGACTATACGACCACGCTTATCGATGAATTTAGAAATACCTTCGCGAGAAACATTCCTATTCGCGTTCACTTCGAGGGCCTCTTTGATTCGGTCAATTCATGCGGCATTATTAGAGATAGACTCTTTCCTTACACATCGAGAAGCGGCATAGTCGACCACGTGCGACATGCGTGCAGCGTGGATGAACGACGGGGTAAGTTCAAACAGCAAAGCTTTTCGCCTAACCCATACACACAGAAGTTGTTTTCCTTTGTGTATCGGAACTACATGATTGAGCCGCAACACTACTCCCCCCTCCAGTACGGCTACACCGATAGCGAGCGGTTCTCGAACCCCTTCATAAACTCGACTCTAGTGCGGACCAGTAGTATCCCACAACTCACCGATCGCAGTCCCGATGCTGGCCTCTTCGCCGATGGTATGAAGCCAGATTCCGATTCGGCGGCAGTGTTGTTAAGGAATGTGGCGGATTACTTGGAGGGGGTAGGACAGGAAACCCAAGGCTCCTGGTTCAGAAGGCGGTTGAGTTCGCTTTCTAAACAGCGTGTGGAGGGTGTCTTTCAGCATTATTCTCCCGGCAATGAATCTTCAGACCGAAGTACTTTTGTCTCTTCTGATTTGGTGGAGAAGTGGTTTCCCGGCGATCACTCTGACGTCGGTGGTGGCTGGGCACCCGACATCGAAACAGAACAGTTTCTCAGCAATCTTTCTTTGCGATGGATGCTTTCGGAAGCGATCAAACATGGAGTTCACTTCAAGAAGGGCATTATTCATCAATTTGCCAATACTTACGACTCCTCAAGTAGTGTTCTCTCTGCGAGCCACGATATGCTAAGTTTGAAAAAAGGCCAATTTACCATGCAAAGCCCATTCACTAACAGCAGCAACCCGTCCAAGGTGGATTTGGATAAATTCCATGGGCTGCTAAAGGTGCCGCGGAAGGTATCCAGTATGCTTCGTGTCTTTAAGAAGAAATCCGGCTCTACCTTGCAGAGTGCAAGCAGTCTCGGCCACTCTCCCAGGGCCTTCCCTCCGAGATGTATAATCCGGCCAGCAAAGAACGATGGACATGGAACAAAGAGTATATTTCAGGTCATTGCCTGGTGGATAGTGGAAATGATGTTCATCGGCATAAGGATTGAAGATAAAAATTGCCAATGGAAAAACGTTTATGTGCCTAACCTTGGTAGACATAGGAACATCCCGGCATATGGTGAACTACATTGGTCTGTATACTGGAGGTGCAAATATGTGGGCGACTACAGGCCCAAAAACTTGCCCCCATACGCAGAGAAGTTAATAGAACATTATATCGGAGTATCATTAAACAACGGTAAGGAACACAGACGGAAGAAGATGGCTAGCAGCATACCATCAAAACAAGTTTCTTACCCCACTCAAGAATCTTCGCCTCTCCTCTCTCCCGCTGGCAATTTTACATGTGCCAGGAGCTCTCTTGAAGTAGATATACTAGCACAGGCCGATGAGGATAGGATAAGGAAATGGATTGCCGAAGACTGGCGCAACGTCCCAGATGAGTTGCATGAACTTTTGCAAAGGAACCCAGATTTATAG